The following are from one region of the Salvia hispanica cultivar TCC Black 2014 chromosome 1, UniMelb_Shisp_WGS_1.0, whole genome shotgun sequence genome:
- the LOC125201833 gene encoding uncharacterized protein LOC125201833 isoform X2, whose protein sequence is MGCFVSTTKDIGENRRRPANIGEVSVFVPGLRIPKAVNFAQSLGNNVTKSSVERLSALRNRIVVMAGHEAPTITRTRRRTASQHGRSILRDLLKALEEYLPVLLGLVKDGSPLQHKVQFSWVNQEDELEETAMYSAWYEVLSVLHFMATLLLSQANLLLLPRTSTDGFQPKVSEENRRSAVDIFLKAAGYLDCGVRHVLPHLPIELRRNLPVDLAEGVLRALCLQALGQGVDIQLGLAIENSKATLAVKRRLACEMVKYWQQAQDNIMNLPLANGWGEKHRLFVKWKYIEAKAAAYYYHGLILDEGNTEKSHGMAVAALQAADEYLRESKRTAEAFNLSVPVSRNPPLWGTIKFLSEKIPKDTSSKNNGDSSNVARLCFGPQTQRISASSRRCLLGGRTT, encoded by the exons ATGGGATGCTTTGTATCAACAACGAAAGACATAGGTGAGAACAGGAGACGGCCAGCAAACATCGGGGAGGTTTCTGTGTTTGTTCCAGGCCTACGCATCCCTAAAGCCGTGAACTTTGCTCAGTCACTGGGAAATAATGTAACTAAAAGTTCAGTCGAACGCCTCTCAGCTCTTAGAAACAGAATAGTAGTTATGGCAGGGCATGAAGCTCCAACTATTACAAGAACCAGAAGAAGAACAGCCAGTCAGCATG GAAGATCCATATTGCGTGATCTTCTTAAGGCGCTCGAAGAATATCTGCCAGTCCTTTTGGGGTTGGTTAAAGATG GCAGTCCATTGCAACACAAAGTACAATTTTCCTGGGTTAATCAAGAGGATGAACTGGAG GAAACCGCAATGTATAGCGCTTGGTACGAAGTATTATCGGTTCTTCACTTTATGGCGACGCTATTATTATCGCAAGCCAATTTGTTGCTTCTTCCACGAACTTCCACTGATGGGTTTCAGCCAAAGGTATCAGAAG AGAACAGAAGATCTGCTGTTGACATATTCTTGAAGGCAGCAGGATATCTTGATTGTGGTGTTAGACATGTTCTTCCACATTTGCCGATTGAACTGAG GAGAAATCTTCCCGTGGACCTAGCTGAAGGAGTTCTACGAGCACTTTGCCTCCAAGCACTTGGCCAGGGTGTGGACATCCAACTTGGGCTTGCAATTGAGAATAGCAAGGCAACATTGGCAGTCAAAAGGAGACTGGCATGTGAGATGGTCAAGTACTGGCAGCAG GCTCAAGATAACATCATGAACCTTCCACTAGCAAATGGTTGGGGAGAAAAGCATAGGCTATTTGTCAAGTGGAAATATATTGAAGCTAAG GCTGCTGCTTACTACTATCATGGCTTGATTCTTGATGAGGGAAATACTGAGAAGTCTCATGGAATGGCTGTTGCTGCTCTACAAGCAGCGGACGAGTATCTCAGAGAGAGCAAGAGAACTGCTGAAGCTTTTAACTTATCTGTTCCTGTATCAAG GAACCCTCCCCTTTGGGGAACTATCAAGTTTCTGTCTGAAAAGATTCCCAAGGATACTTCGAGCAAG AATAATGGAGACAGCTCCAACGTTGCCAGACTTTGCTTTGGCCCTCAAACCCAACGAATATCAGCTTCCTCTCGTCGATGTCTCTTGGGAGGAAGAACCACTTAA
- the LOC125201833 gene encoding uncharacterized protein LOC125201833 isoform X1 gives MGCFVSTTKDIGENRRRPANIGEVSVFVPGLRIPKAVNFAQSLGNNVTKSSVERLSALRNRIVVMAGHEAPTITRTRRRTASQHGRSILRDLLKALEEYLPVLLGLVKDGSPLQHKVQFSWVNQEDELEETAMYSAWYEVLSVLHFMATLLLSQANLLLLPRTSTDGFQPKVSEENRRSAVDIFLKAAGYLDCGVRHVLPHLPIELRRNLPVDLAEGVLRALCLQALGQGVDIQLGLAIENSKATLAVKRRLACEMVKYWQQAQDNIMNLPLANGWGEKHRLFVKWKYIEAKAAAYYYHGLILDEGNTEKSHGMAVAALQAADEYLRESKRTAEAFNLSVPVSRNPPLWGTIKFLSEKIPKDTSSKVRINRDLFSHEKIMETAPTLPDFALALKPNEYQLPLVDVSWEEEPLNKFSKHKG, from the exons ATGGGATGCTTTGTATCAACAACGAAAGACATAGGTGAGAACAGGAGACGGCCAGCAAACATCGGGGAGGTTTCTGTGTTTGTTCCAGGCCTACGCATCCCTAAAGCCGTGAACTTTGCTCAGTCACTGGGAAATAATGTAACTAAAAGTTCAGTCGAACGCCTCTCAGCTCTTAGAAACAGAATAGTAGTTATGGCAGGGCATGAAGCTCCAACTATTACAAGAACCAGAAGAAGAACAGCCAGTCAGCATG GAAGATCCATATTGCGTGATCTTCTTAAGGCGCTCGAAGAATATCTGCCAGTCCTTTTGGGGTTGGTTAAAGATG GCAGTCCATTGCAACACAAAGTACAATTTTCCTGGGTTAATCAAGAGGATGAACTGGAG GAAACCGCAATGTATAGCGCTTGGTACGAAGTATTATCGGTTCTTCACTTTATGGCGACGCTATTATTATCGCAAGCCAATTTGTTGCTTCTTCCACGAACTTCCACTGATGGGTTTCAGCCAAAGGTATCAGAAG AGAACAGAAGATCTGCTGTTGACATATTCTTGAAGGCAGCAGGATATCTTGATTGTGGTGTTAGACATGTTCTTCCACATTTGCCGATTGAACTGAG GAGAAATCTTCCCGTGGACCTAGCTGAAGGAGTTCTACGAGCACTTTGCCTCCAAGCACTTGGCCAGGGTGTGGACATCCAACTTGGGCTTGCAATTGAGAATAGCAAGGCAACATTGGCAGTCAAAAGGAGACTGGCATGTGAGATGGTCAAGTACTGGCAGCAG GCTCAAGATAACATCATGAACCTTCCACTAGCAAATGGTTGGGGAGAAAAGCATAGGCTATTTGTCAAGTGGAAATATATTGAAGCTAAG GCTGCTGCTTACTACTATCATGGCTTGATTCTTGATGAGGGAAATACTGAGAAGTCTCATGGAATGGCTGTTGCTGCTCTACAAGCAGCGGACGAGTATCTCAGAGAGAGCAAGAGAACTGCTGAAGCTTTTAACTTATCTGTTCCTGTATCAAG GAACCCTCCCCTTTGGGGAACTATCAAGTTTCTGTCTGAAAAGATTCCCAAGGATACTTCGAGCAAGGTGCGAATCAACAGGGATCTCTTCTCTCACGAAAA AATAATGGAGACAGCTCCAACGTTGCCAGACTTTGCTTTGGCCCTCAAACCCAACGAATATCAGCTTCCTCTCGTCGATGTCTCTTGGGAGGAAGAACCACTTAACAAGTTTAGTAAGCATAAAGGGTAG